A window from Dehalococcoidia bacterium encodes these proteins:
- a CDS encoding ABC transporter permease, translated as MSRSALRPFRHVTFTAGVLVSLLLVATALLSLAWTPRDPLAMSIATRLQGPSLAHPFGTDQYGRDILSRVMAGARTSIAVGLIAVGLGLLAGMALGIASGWIGGWLDETLMRLIDAVQGFPAILSALLLTAVFGPGIVISMVAIGIAFVPVFARLTRASFLELRAREFVLAARALGAGDRRLILRHILPNTLAPVIVQATTSFPVAILAEAALAYLGLGTQPPNPSWGLMLKEAQNFLALSPSFALFPGGAIGLSVLGLNLLGDGLRDVLDPKTA; from the coding sequence ATGAGTAGGTCCGCGCTCCGGCCCTTCCGCCACGTCACCTTCACGGCCGGCGTCCTGGTCTCCCTGCTGCTCGTCGCCACCGCGCTCCTCAGCCTGGCCTGGACGCCCCGGGACCCGCTGGCCATGTCCATCGCCACCCGGCTGCAGGGCCCGAGCCTCGCGCACCCCTTCGGCACCGACCAGTACGGGCGCGACATCCTCTCGCGCGTCATGGCCGGTGCCCGCACCTCGATCGCCGTGGGCCTGATCGCCGTGGGCCTGGGCCTCCTGGCCGGCATGGCGCTCGGCATCGCCAGCGGCTGGATCGGCGGCTGGCTGGACGAGACGCTCATGCGCCTGATCGACGCCGTGCAGGGCTTTCCGGCCATCCTGTCCGCCCTGCTGCTCACGGCCGTGTTCGGTCCGGGCATCGTCATCAGCATGGTGGCCATCGGGATCGCCTTCGTGCCGGTCTTCGCCCGCCTCACCCGGGCCAGCTTCCTCGAGCTTCGCGCCCGCGAGTTCGTGCTCGCCGCCCGCGCGCTGGGCGCCGGCGACCGGCGGCTCATCCTGCGCCACATCCTGCCCAACACGCTGGCCCCGGTGATCGTGCAGGCCACGACGAGCTTCCCGGTGGCCATCCTGGCCGAGGCGGCCCTGGCCTACCTCGGGCTCGGCACCCAGCCGCCCAACCCCTCGTGGGGGCTCATGCTCAAGGAGGCGCAGAACTTCCTCGCGCTGTCACCGTCGTTCGCGCTCTTCCCCGGCGGCGCCATCGGCCTGAGCGTGCTCGGGCTCAACCTGCTGGGCGACGGCCTGCGCGACGTGCTGGACCCGAAGACGGC